The following proteins come from a genomic window of Oricola thermophila:
- a CDS encoding DegT/DnrJ/EryC1/StrS family aminotransferase — MQFIDLGAQRTRIEHKITAAVDAVVKSGAYILGPQVGEFERRLAEYVGVKHVVGCASGTDALLIPLMAKGIGRGDAVFVPGFTFAATAEVVALAGAEPVFVDIDPDTYNMDPRSLEEAIAMIETEGRLQPKAVIPVDLFGLAADYTAIGRIAARHGLMVISDAAQSIGGEADNKRCGSFGNVASTSFYPAKPLGCYGDGGAVMTDDDELAEVMRSIAFHGMGTSQYDNVRIGLTSRLDTIQAAILIEKLAILEEEMEARQRVAARYHEGLSDLVKAASNPPGCRSAWAQYAIELPERDALQAHLKSRDIPSVIYYVKPLHKQVAYERFPVAPNGLPVSEAKPKTILCLPMHAYLSEEGQERVIGEIRSFVTANPERIPAAE; from the coding sequence ATGCAATTCATCGATCTCGGCGCGCAGCGGACGCGCATTGAGCACAAGATCACTGCCGCCGTCGACGCGGTCGTCAAGAGCGGGGCATACATTCTCGGACCCCAGGTCGGTGAATTCGAACGACGGCTGGCGGAATATGTCGGCGTGAAGCATGTCGTAGGCTGCGCCAGCGGAACCGATGCCCTGCTCATTCCCCTGATGGCGAAGGGAATCGGGCGAGGGGATGCCGTGTTCGTGCCGGGCTTCACCTTCGCGGCCACAGCGGAAGTCGTCGCGCTGGCGGGCGCAGAACCCGTGTTCGTCGATATCGATCCGGACACCTACAACATGGATCCGCGTTCGCTCGAGGAGGCGATCGCCATGATCGAGACCGAAGGCCGGTTGCAGCCGAAGGCTGTCATCCCGGTCGATCTGTTCGGTCTCGCTGCCGACTATACCGCCATCGGCAGGATTGCCGCCCGGCACGGCCTGATGGTCATTTCCGACGCGGCGCAATCGATCGGCGGCGAAGCCGACAACAAGCGATGCGGAAGCTTCGGCAATGTCGCATCCACGAGCTTCTATCCGGCAAAGCCGCTTGGGTGCTACGGAGACGGCGGCGCGGTGATGACCGACGATGACGAACTTGCCGAAGTCATGCGTTCCATCGCGTTCCACGGAATGGGCACCAGCCAGTACGACAATGTCCGGATCGGCCTGACTTCGCGCCTGGACACGATCCAGGCGGCGATTCTGATCGAGAAGCTCGCCATTCTCGAGGAAGAGATGGAAGCGCGCCAGCGCGTCGCGGCGCGATACCACGAAGGGCTTTCGGACCTCGTCAAGGCGGCGTCGAACCCTCCCGGATGCCGGTCGGCCTGGGCCCAGTATGCGATCGAGCTGCCGGAGCGCGACGCGTTGCAGGCGCATCTGAAGTCGCGGGATATCCCGTCGGTGATCTACTATGTGAAGCCACTGCACAAGCAGGTCGCCTACGAGCGGTTCCCCGTTGCGCCGAACGGCTTGCCTGTTTCGGAGGCAAAGCCGAAAACCATCCTTTGTCTCCCGATGCACGCCTATCTTTCGGAAGAGGGCCAGGAACGGGTGATCGGGGAAATACGCTCATTCGTTACGGCAAACCCCGAACGGATCCCGGCGGCCGAATGA
- the mnmA gene encoding tRNA 2-thiouridine(34) synthase MnmA has protein sequence MNSLDIDKPPEKTRVVVAMSGGVDSSVVAGLLHAEGYEVIGITLQLYDHGEAVRKTGSCCAGQDIDDARLVCETLGIPHYVLDYESRFREAVIDNFADSYLAGETPIPCVACNQTVKFADLLKTARDLDADALATGHYIRSRKVGEHRALFRPVDADRDQSYFLFATTQPQIDFLRFPLGEMTKDETRRHATEMGLLVADKPDSQDICFVPNGNYADVIARLRPDAALSGDIVHVDGRILGRHDGILRYTVGQRKGLGVATGEPLYVVRLDARSRRVIVGPREALDTRIVHLRETNWIGDGALDDIPAEGREVMARVRSTRPPAPARIFHEAGNTWVRLSSGEGGVAPGQACVLYDGEGAGARVLGGGFIDRTERSPETEAMLARLDAAMAEAG, from the coding sequence ATGAATTCGCTCGATATCGACAAGCCGCCGGAAAAGACCCGTGTCGTCGTCGCCATGTCCGGCGGCGTCGATTCCTCGGTCGTTGCCGGTCTGCTTCACGCCGAGGGTTACGAGGTGATCGGCATCACCCTGCAGCTCTACGATCACGGGGAAGCCGTCCGCAAGACCGGGTCGTGCTGTGCCGGCCAGGATATCGACGATGCACGTCTCGTCTGCGAGACGCTCGGCATTCCTCACTATGTTCTCGACTACGAGAGCCGGTTCCGCGAGGCGGTGATCGACAACTTTGCGGATTCCTACCTGGCGGGAGAAACCCCCATTCCATGCGTTGCGTGCAACCAGACGGTCAAGTTCGCCGACCTGCTCAAGACGGCTCGCGACCTGGATGCCGACGCGCTCGCAACGGGACATTATATCCGGTCCCGCAAGGTCGGCGAGCATCGCGCACTCTTCCGTCCGGTCGACGCAGATCGCGACCAGAGCTATTTCCTGTTCGCGACGACCCAGCCGCAGATCGACTTCCTGCGTTTTCCGCTGGGTGAAATGACAAAGGACGAGACCCGCCGGCACGCGACGGAAATGGGTCTCCTGGTAGCCGACAAGCCGGACAGCCAGGACATCTGTTTCGTTCCGAACGGCAACTATGCCGACGTGATCGCCCGACTGCGCCCAGATGCCGCTCTTTCCGGGGACATCGTCCACGTCGATGGCCGGATTCTGGGGCGTCATGACGGCATTCTTCGCTACACGGTTGGCCAGAGAAAGGGTCTCGGCGTTGCCACCGGGGAGCCGCTATACGTGGTCAGGCTCGATGCCCGGTCGCGCCGGGTCATCGTGGGCCCGCGTGAAGCGCTCGACACACGCATCGTGCATTTGCGCGAGACGAACTGGATCGGGGACGGCGCGCTCGACGACATTCCCGCTGAAGGACGCGAAGTGATGGCGCGGGTTCGCTCCACGAGGCCGCCTGCGCCGGCACGGATTTTCCACGAGGCCGGCAACACCTGGGTCCGTCTCTCGTCGGGAGAAGGTGGCGTCGCGCCCGGACAGGCCTGCGTTCTCTATGACGGCGAAGGTGCCGGCGCCCGCGTTCTCGGCGGCGGTTTCATCGACCGCACCGAGCGCTCGCCGGAAACCGAGGCCATGCTGGCCCGGCTCGATGCGGCCATGGCCGAGGCCGGCTGA
- a CDS encoding DUF1153 domain-containing protein, producing MTDQIRPRVKYVIGPDGSPLTINDLPPASTRRWVIRRKAEVVAAVRGGLLSLEEACQRYALTVEEYLSWQASIDEHGLAGLRTTRIQQYRH from the coding sequence ATGACCGACCAGATTCGACCGCGCGTCAAATATGTGATTGGGCCGGATGGCAGCCCCTTGACAATCAACGATCTGCCGCCTGCTTCAACCCGGCGTTGGGTGATCCGCAGAAAGGCCGAAGTCGTGGCCGCCGTTCGCGGCGGACTCCTGAGCCTTGAGGAGGCATGCCAGCGCTACGCGCTGACGGTCGAGGAGTACCTGTCCTGGCAGGCTTCCATCGACGAGCACGGCCTTGCCGGGCTGCGCACCACGCGTATTCAGCAATACCGCCACTGA